From one Asterias amurensis chromosome 10, ASM3211899v1 genomic stretch:
- the LOC139943180 gene encoding NSFL1 cofactor p47-like translates to MMADEAQKATSIADFAGVTGVDAARAKFYLESSGWQLQVALGSFYDNDSGDDVTFQDASDEPRPAVREPQEVVDLSGEDAVEGLGRIEGRGVGSRKPKTSSSSSARLHTINDFGKEAEAESDSGEEGETFYAGGSDHGSGQQVVGPRRKKANTNSIVNNIFKSAREHGAEEVGAAGPSRTDGQTSNFIFKGAGYRLGDSESGPIRPVPGTEGTLPEKEEESHVVLKLWKNGFSVDGNELRDYKDPQNAAFLNSISKGEIPMELVRQSKGGQVNLDLEDKREEEFVRPKVKVKAFSGEGNMLGSPVPNIVSTPSSAVNESSAQQGLSVDASQPVTSIQIRLADGKRLVSKFNHTHTVADVRRYIITAHAHYANQAFALLTTFPNKELTDDSQTLADAKLLNAVIVQRLK, encoded by the exons GTCGCATTGGGCAGTTTCTACGACAATGACAGCGGGGACGACGTCACCTTCCAAGACGCCTCAGACGAGCCGCGGCCAGCCGTTAGAGAGCCACAAGAGGTCGTCGACCTCTCAGGCGAAGACGCGGTGGAGGGGTTGGGGAGAATTGAGGGTAGAGGAGTCGGAAGTCGAAAGCCCAAGACGTCAAGTTCGTCGTCTGCAAGGCTCCACACAATAAATGATTTTGGGAAAGAGGCAGAGGCAGAGAGTGACAGTGGGGAGGAGGGGGAGACGTTCTATGCTGGGGGCTCAGACCATGGAAG tgggcAGCAAGTTGTCGGACCACGAAGGAAGAAAGCTAATACAAACAGCATCGTCAATAACATCTTCAAGAGTGCAAGAGA GCATGGAGCAGAGGAAGTTGGCGCAGCCGGCCCGTCGAGAACGGACGGTCAGACCTCCAACTTCATCTTCAAAGGAGCAGGGTACCGACTTGGGGACAGTGAGTCGGGCCCCATTAGGCCAGTCCCGGGAACCGAGGGAACTCTGCCCGAGAAAGAAGAAGAG AGCCATGTCGTCCTCAAGTTATGGAAGAATGGATTCAGTGTTGACGGCAATGAGCTGAGAGACTACAAGGACCCACAGAATGCTGCCTTCCTTAATTCAATCTCAAAGGG GGAGATTCCGATGGAGCTTGTCAGACAATCAAAAGGAGGTCAGGTTAACCTTGACCTCGAGGACAAGCGAGAAGAAGAATTCGTCAGGCCAAAGGTCAAAGTCAAGGCATTTAGCGGTGAGGGCAACATGCTCGGCAG CCCAGTACCCAACATTGTTTCCACCCCATCTTCAGCCGTTAACGAGTCCTCGGCCCAGCAGGGTCTTAGCGTTGACGCGTCACAACCTGTCACTAGTATCCAAATCAGACTTGCCGACGGAAAAAG GTTGGTGAGCAAGTTCAACCACACTCACACGGTAGCTGATGTCAGACGCTACATCATAAC CGCTCACGCTCACTACGCCAACCAAGCCTTCGCTCTACTGACCACCTTCCCCAACAAAGAACTCACGGATGACTCACAGACACTCGCTGATGCAAAGTTACTCAACGCCGTCATCGTACAACGACTCAAATGA
- the LOC139943178 gene encoding uncharacterized protein has translation MARKELYNNLRQSQPHPNIVLRERTMTLGEKISYFHQNADDSDDSRIAALRNRANRSGGRAGAFLTEGTDEEGLVDGRTKNRNRGRMPTIGERRVSPAGRRTASTMSMAVCVSVTDSTHELMEAAEKGDSSAVRRVLRESSADPNFGRTGDYRTALLRACQYGQVDVARQLLEAGADTSIRTIKNRTLLHEACVGGHPNVLTLLLDLADDIDAVDVEGQSSCHIAAFQGELECLQVLAEKGADTSLEDKNGRSPAHLAAQRNHPKILSYLLSKGIDIETSDHQGRRPAHMGAIHGGLESLILFVQGNCDILATDQAGCIPAHFAAKKDHLDCLRFLVKNGTELMTKDGSGKTPAHMAAYFGAMTCLHWLLEKGVDATATDNHGNTPAHLAATGGHAECFNCCLQHNGRLDVVNDREETPMDCARRSGHPQRMSKAGNNEVKCIHCANNYELVEWERMHQPSQVQKAMNNKKGGIFNSPLPRKPKAQEVQKPKETKPKVVGQELLPKRDLAVRYFGQETN, from the exons ATGGCAAGAAAAGAACTTTATAACAATCTTCGGCAAAGCCAGCCACATCCGAACATCGTCCTGCGAGAAAGAACAATGACACTTGGCGAGAAGATCTCGTACTTCCACCAGAACGCTGACGACTCTGATGATAGTCGCATCGCGGCGTTGCGGAATCGTGCCAACCGCAGCGGAGGGCGAGCTGGAGCATTTTTGACGGAGGGAACTGACGAAGAAGGTCTCGTTGATGGCAGGACAAAGAACAGAAACAGGGGGAGGATGCCAACAATAGGCGAGAGGAGAGTCTCCCCCGCTGGTAGGAGAACGGCAAGCACTATGAGTATGGCAGTCTGTGTGTCAGTTACAG ATTCTACCCATGAGTTGATGGAAGCAGCAGAGAAGGGGGATTCCTCCGCTGTACGTAGGGTTCTCAGAGAGAGCTCGGCTGACCCTAACTTCGGTCGGACCGGAGACTACAGGACTGCCCTCCTCAGGGCATGCCAGTACGGGCAGGTTGATGTTGCAAGACAACTTCTCGag GCTGGTGCAGATACCAGTATTCGCACCATCAAGAATCGGACTCTACTGCATGAGGCCTGTGTCGGAGGTCACCCCAATGTCCTGACATTACTCCTTGACCTTGCAGATGACATCGATGCGGTCGATGTCGAAGGTCAGAGTTCATGTCACATTGCCGCATTCCAGGGAGAATTGGAATGCTTGCAGGTTTTAGCGGAAAAAG GAGCTGATACGTCGCTGGAGGATAAGAATGGACGAAGCCCCGCCCACCTGGCCGCCCAGAGGAACCACCCAAAGATACTCAGCTACCTCCTGAGTAAGGGCATCGACATTGAGACGTCTGACCACCAAGGAAGGAGACCCGCCCATATGGGCGCAATCCATGGAG GCCTGGAGAGCCTGATCCTATTCGTCCAGGGGAACTGTGACATCTTGGCCACTGATCAAGCTGGGTGTATTCCCGCTCACTTTGCTGCTAAGAAAGACCACTTAGACTGCCTGAGATTTCTTGTCAAGAATGGCACAGAGCTGATGACCAAGGATGGCTCGGGGAAGACGCCTGCCCACATG gcgGCTTATTTTGGAGCGATGACCTGTCTGCATTGGTTATTGGAAAAAGGAGTGGATGCCACAGCTACAGACA ATCATGGCAACACACCAGCTCATCTAGCTGCTACTGGTGGTCATGCTGAATGCTTCAACTGCTGCCTCCAGCACAATGGTCGGCTTGATGTAGTCAATGACAGAGAGGAGACTCCTATGGACTGTGCTAGACGCTCCGGCCACCCACAGCGGATGAGCAAAGCAG GAAACAATGAAGTGAAATGCATCCACTGCGCCAATAACTATGAGCTGGTCGAGTGGGAGAGAATGCACCAACCGTCTCAAGTCCAGAAAGCAATGAACAACAAGAAGGGAGGGATCTTTAATTCACCTCTACCAAGAAAACC AAAAGCTCAAGAAGTGCAGAAACCCAAAGAAACAAAGCCAAAGGTCGTAGGTCAAGAGTTACTGCCAAAGAGAGACTTAGCTGTTAGATATTTTGGACAAGAGACAAATTGA